In Bacillota bacterium, one DNA window encodes the following:
- a CDS encoding histidine kinase, translating into MLVVAVLAVLFITIAEAVFWVAAIGELPGRALWVIGLSNGLLSALVAYHAMRLAPIRLPPGSSAMLGLVPESFELLRQGLNSDTASKAARILDGLPGVRGVLVADLHQVLGLSGIFGRDEALSRAAFEAVKGGGLWISRRRRQAQARRVKVRTPGGPVRELFAVPLSCGGEPAGFVAVAADYPGRSSQGLLATLEAAGRLFSMQMDLGQLDRQARLAAEAELKALRAQINPHFLFNALHTVVAYIREDPETARRLLIRLADMFRLGMSVSGHIIPFAQEYEYIKNYLSIEQARFRDRLKVVYDIDPQVLGVGIPALSVQPLVENAVRHGISSKEGPGTIRIRARLDWVLTRLCVSVEDDGPGFDPGRLGEIPKPGGVAGDGQAGGGGVALANISERLKRLYGPGFKLHVDSKPGHGTRVHLAIPMR; encoded by the coding sequence ATGCTGGTGGTTGCTGTCCTGGCGGTGCTTTTCATCACAATCGCAGAGGCGGTGTTTTGGGTCGCGGCGATCGGCGAGTTGCCGGGACGCGCCCTGTGGGTGATCGGCCTGTCCAACGGCCTGCTTTCGGCCCTGGTCGCTTACCATGCCATGCGCTTGGCCCCCATCCGGCTGCCCCCCGGGTCAAGCGCCATGCTGGGTTTGGTTCCCGAGTCATTTGAACTATTGAGGCAGGGGCTCAATTCTGACACGGCCTCGAAAGCGGCCCGCATTCTCGACGGCCTTCCCGGGGTCCGCGGGGTGCTGGTGGCCGATCTGCATCAGGTCCTGGGCCTCTCGGGGATATTCGGCCGGGACGAGGCCCTGTCCCGGGCGGCCTTCGAGGCCGTCAAGGGGGGAGGCCTGTGGATTTCGAGGCGGCGCCGGCAGGCGCAAGCCCGGCGCGTCAAGGTGCGCACACCCGGCGGGCCCGTGCGGGAGCTTTTTGCCGTTCCCCTCTCCTGTGGGGGCGAACCGGCTGGATTTGTGGCGGTGGCCGCCGATTATCCCGGGCGTTCCAGCCAGGGGCTTCTGGCAACCCTGGAGGCGGCCGGGCGACTGTTTTCCATGCAAATGGACCTGGGGCAGCTGGACCGCCAGGCGCGGCTGGCCGCCGAGGCGGAGTTGAAAGCCCTGCGGGCCCAGATCAACCCGCACTTCCTCTTCAATGCCCTGCACACCGTCGTGGCTTACATCCGGGAGGATCCGGAGACCGCCCGGCGGCTGCTCATTCGGCTGGCGGATATGTTTCGGCTGGGGATGAGCGTCTCGGGTCACATCATTCCCTTTGCCCAGGAGTACGAGTACATCAAAAACTACCTGTCCATCGAGCAGGCCCGGTTTCGCGATCGCCTCAAGGTCGTCTACGACATCGATCCGCAGGTGTTGGGCGTCGGCATTCCCGCCCTCTCCGTGCAGCCCCTGGTGGAAAACGCGGTCCGGCACGGCATTTCGTCCAAGGAGGGCCCTGGGACCATCCGGATCCGGGCTCGGCTTGACTGGGTGCTGACGCGGCTTTGCGTCAGCGTCGAGGACGATGGCCCCGGTTTTGATCCGGGCCGGCTCGGGGAGATCCCCAAGCCTGGCGGCGTCGCGGGCGACGGGCAGGCGGGAGGCGGAGGCGTGGCGCTGGCCAACATCAGCGAGCGCCTCAAGCGCTTATACGGGCCGGGGTTCAAGCTACACGTGGACTCAAAACCCGGGCATGGCACCCGGGTGCATCTGGCCATTCCCATGCGTTGA
- a CDS encoding LytTR family DNA-binding domain-containing protein codes for MKALIVDDEWPARRELRRQLEKFKGVQVVGEAASAPEAFELIQAVCYDIVFLDIQMPGINGLDLARRLQQQGGRPFIIFTTAYPQYAVDAVNVGAAGYLLKPFDEHMLTAVLRRVMGLAAPAGESHGPAARPAWPAQAGARSGWSLERFTRIPVERGAKILLVSPGEIVYVTAQEERTYVKVGSERFLCRFTLRETEERLSPFGFLKVHRRYLVNLEKVREVVSYFKGSIALVTSDPDRTEIPVSRAMAPLVRERLGLKTVTKR; via the coding sequence TTGAAAGCGCTCATCGTGGACGACGAATGGCCCGCCAGGAGGGAGCTTCGCAGACAGCTGGAAAAGTTCAAGGGAGTTCAAGTTGTGGGGGAGGCTGCCTCCGCGCCGGAAGCCTTCGAGCTCATCCAGGCAGTCTGTTACGACATCGTCTTTCTCGACATCCAGATGCCGGGCATCAACGGGCTGGACCTGGCCCGCAGGCTGCAGCAGCAGGGGGGCCGGCCGTTCATCATCTTCACCACCGCCTACCCGCAGTACGCGGTCGACGCGGTCAACGTGGGCGCGGCCGGATACCTTCTCAAGCCCTTCGACGAACACATGCTGACGGCGGTGCTGCGGCGTGTCATGGGTCTGGCCGCCCCCGCGGGTGAATCCCACGGGCCTGCAGCCCGGCCGGCGTGGCCAGCCCAGGCTGGGGCCCGCTCGGGCTGGTCTTTGGAGCGCTTCACCCGCATTCCCGTCGAGCGTGGCGCCAAGATCCTCCTGGTCTCACCCGGCGAGATCGTCTACGTCACGGCTCAGGAGGAGCGCACGTACGTCAAGGTGGGATCCGAGCGGTTCCTGTGCCGGTTCACCCTGCGGGAGACGGAGGAGCGGCTGTCCCCGTTCGGCTTCCTGAAGGTGCACCGCCGCTACCTGGTCAATCTGGAGAAGGTGCGGGAAGTGGTAAGCTACTTCAAGGGTTCCATTGCCCTGGTGACTTCGGATCCCGACCGCACCGAGATCCCCGTCAGCCGTGCCATGGCGCCCCTTGTTCGGGAACGCCTCGGGTTGAAAACGGTGACGAAACGCTAG